In Candidatus Roseilinea sp., one DNA window encodes the following:
- a CDS encoding short-chain dehydrogenase, with translation MKDKVVFVTGGGSGIGRACALAFAARGACVAVVGRTRSKCEAVARKLGEHALPITADVARSVEVQQAIAHTVERFGRLDVVLHSAGISPSGRVTDISEEEWDTCIATDLTSAFLIAKYAIPHLRTRGGVILNVAGTFGIRAATGKAAYSAAKAGLINLSRSIALDYAREGIRCNAICPGYVDTPLTAGVDPAARDAFLDRFQPLRGVVSTDEVAALAVYLASDAAKMMTGQVFVIDGGQQAGLFVR, from the coding sequence ATGAAAGACAAGGTCGTCTTCGTCACTGGTGGCGGGTCGGGTATTGGTCGGGCCTGTGCGTTGGCGTTTGCGGCGCGGGGCGCGTGCGTCGCGGTGGTTGGGCGCACGCGCAGCAAGTGCGAGGCCGTGGCGCGCAAACTGGGTGAGCATGCCCTCCCCATCACCGCTGACGTCGCGCGCAGCGTCGAGGTGCAACAGGCGATCGCGCATACAGTCGAACGGTTCGGCCGGTTGGATGTAGTGTTGCACAGTGCCGGCATCAGCCCCTCCGGCCGCGTAACCGACATTAGCGAAGAGGAGTGGGACACATGTATCGCGACAGACCTCACGAGCGCCTTTTTGATTGCTAAATATGCCATCCCGCATTTGCGCACACGGGGTGGGGTGATCTTGAACGTGGCCGGCACGTTCGGCATACGCGCCGCTACCGGTAAAGCCGCTTACTCGGCAGCCAAGGCCGGATTGATCAATCTGAGCCGCTCGATTGCCCTCGACTATGCCCGCGAAGGCATTCGCTGCAACGCGATCTGCCCCGGCTATGTAGATACGCCGCTCACGGCAGGCGTTGACCCGGCAGCACGCGACGCCTTCCTCGACCGTTTCCAACCACTGCGCGGCGTTGTAAGCACGGATGAGGTGGCAGCGCTCGCTGTTTATCTGGCGTCTGATGCAGCGAAGATGATGACCGGCCAGGTCTTCGTGATTGATGGCGGGCAGCAAGCGGGGTTGTTCGTGCGATGA
- a CDS encoding 8-oxoguanine deaminase → MKLISAAFGLPHAFAELQADFAICVDGNRIVAAGARDDLRAQYPLADHEHFDCALMLPGLVNSHDHGRGLGTASLGIPDDDLETWLLWLSAQPHIEPYLAAAYDGVRLLRAGVTATAHSHNPRDWRNMAKEATATLRGYRDAGIRVAFHAPIVDQNLLVYAVSQDEEENFITRLPAELRAMAHTMSKPALSHDEYFALCDRLFERYHDAAHHMAHIQVSPAGGQWCSDALISRAVEWACARDTRVQMHMLETQPQRDYAFRKWGKSFIRHLDDIGALGPWLTLAHMVWVEPEDLSLLAERSVAIIHNPSSNLRLRSGIAPLAAMLAAGVTVGIGLDGHALDDDQDYLREMRLAWMLSNLWAGLSATRFDRQVASVEARRVLHLGSRGGAIVTFGANVALGTLAVGNLADFVLLDLDFVPHDGRSPADDWIVCLLHLATRQHVRCVMADGEWVVRDGCATRLDEAALRAEIAASIRASDRSWGCDPHQLQHLAAHIRQFNQKHRLRN, encoded by the coding sequence ATGAAGCTGATTTCTGCCGCGTTCGGCCTGCCCCATGCCTTTGCCGAGCTACAGGCCGATTTTGCAATTTGCGTGGATGGCAATCGCATTGTTGCTGCCGGCGCTCGTGATGATTTGCGCGCGCAGTATCCGCTTGCCGATCATGAACACTTTGATTGCGCGCTCATGTTGCCCGGCTTGGTGAACAGTCATGACCATGGGCGCGGACTGGGCACAGCGTCGCTCGGCATCCCTGACGACGATCTCGAAACCTGGCTTCTCTGGCTGAGCGCCCAGCCGCATATTGAGCCATACCTGGCCGCCGCCTACGATGGCGTGCGCCTGTTGCGCGCCGGCGTCACGGCGACGGCGCACAGCCACAACCCGCGCGACTGGCGCAATATGGCCAAGGAAGCTACGGCGACCTTGCGCGGCTATCGCGACGCCGGCATCCGCGTGGCCTTTCATGCACCCATCGTGGATCAGAACTTGCTGGTCTATGCTGTGTCGCAAGACGAGGAAGAAAACTTCATTACACGGTTGCCTGCCGAATTGCGCGCTATGGCGCACACGATGTCCAAGCCGGCGTTGTCGCATGACGAATACTTCGCGCTATGCGATCGGCTTTTCGAGCGCTACCACGACGCCGCTCATCACATGGCTCACATCCAAGTGAGCCCGGCGGGTGGCCAGTGGTGCAGCGATGCGCTCATCTCGCGCGCGGTCGAATGGGCCTGCGCACGCGATACGCGTGTGCAAATGCACATGCTGGAGACGCAACCCCAGCGGGATTACGCCTTCCGCAAATGGGGCAAGAGCTTCATCCGCCACCTCGATGATATCGGGGCGCTCGGCCCGTGGCTGACTTTGGCGCACATGGTGTGGGTCGAGCCGGAGGATCTCTCCCTGCTGGCCGAGCGCAGCGTAGCCATTATCCACAACCCTAGCAGCAACCTACGCTTGCGAAGCGGTATCGCGCCTCTGGCTGCGATGCTCGCCGCTGGCGTCACCGTAGGTATTGGCCTAGATGGTCACGCGCTTGATGATGACCAAGACTATCTCCGTGAAATGCGACTGGCATGGATGCTGAGTAATCTGTGGGCAGGTCTGTCTGCGACTCGGTTCGACCGACAGGTTGCTTCTGTTGAAGCGCGTCGTGTCCTACATCTGGGCAGTCGGGGAGGCGCAATTGTTACCTTTGGGGCGAACGTTGCGCTCGGCACACTGGCCGTGGGCAATCTTGCCGACTTTGTATTGCTGGATCTCGACTTCGTCCCACATGACGGCCGATCTCCCGCCGATGACTGGATCGTTTGTTTACTTCACCTGGCGACGCGTCAACATGTTCGATGTGTCATGGCGGACGGCGAATGGGTTGTGCGCGATGGATGCGCGACGCGGTTGGACGAAGCAGCGCTGCGCGCAGAGATTGCTGCAAGCATACGCGCCTCTGACCGATCGTGGGGGTGCGATCCGCATCAGCTACAGCATCTTGCTGCGCACATACGTCAGTTCAACCAGAAGCATCGCCTTCGCAATTAA
- a CDS encoding monooxygenase, with translation MTQRHTIVVVGAGAAGVGVGVALQRIGAPFVILERDSVGASFKRWPAEMRFITPSFNSNSFGQVDLNAVTPDTSPAYSLRKERLSGMDYARYLDAVARHFDLPIQIGVDVRDVRPSDDGFALNTSIGPIHARYVIWAAGEFQYPRLNSFSGASLCLHSSLVRSWQTLPGEAHVVIGGYESGIDAAVQLSDWGKRVRVFDGCAPWDLNESDPSISLSPYTYQRLCRAMRDGRIELIGGVRVTEVVKQRQGYAVCIGDAGWHVVATRPVLATGFEGSLRLIADLFDWRDDGQPLLNELHESTLAPNLFVTGPSVRHDRHIFCFIYKFRQRFAVVAATIGTRLGLDIRPLEIYRQANMLLDDLSCCGAACACG, from the coding sequence ATGACTCAGCGGCATACGATCGTCGTTGTGGGCGCGGGCGCCGCGGGAGTAGGCGTAGGGGTAGCGCTGCAGCGCATCGGCGCGCCGTTCGTCATCCTGGAGCGCGACAGCGTCGGCGCATCGTTCAAGCGCTGGCCGGCGGAGATGCGCTTCATCACCCCCTCGTTCAACAGCAATAGCTTCGGCCAAGTGGATTTGAACGCGGTCACGCCGGATACGTCGCCGGCCTACAGCCTGCGCAAAGAGCGACTGAGCGGCATGGACTATGCGCGCTATCTCGATGCGGTCGCGCGCCACTTCGACCTACCCATCCAGATCGGCGTGGACGTGCGCGATGTGCGCCCCAGTGATGATGGCTTCGCGTTGAACACATCTATTGGGCCGATTCACGCGCGGTACGTGATCTGGGCTGCTGGTGAGTTCCAATACCCTCGCTTAAATAGCTTCTCTGGCGCGTCCTTGTGCTTGCATAGCTCTCTCGTACGCTCCTGGCAGACGTTACCGGGTGAGGCACACGTTGTGATCGGCGGTTATGAGAGCGGGATTGACGCCGCCGTGCAACTGTCCGATTGGGGCAAGCGTGTGCGTGTCTTCGACGGGTGCGCACCGTGGGACCTCAATGAGAGCGATCCTAGCATCAGCTTATCGCCCTATACATACCAGCGACTGTGCCGGGCGATGCGGGATGGGCGGATCGAACTGATTGGTGGTGTCCGTGTGACCGAAGTGGTGAAGCAGCGGCAAGGCTACGCTGTTTGCATCGGTGATGCCGGTTGGCATGTCGTTGCCACACGACCCGTCTTGGCAACCGGCTTCGAGGGAAGCCTACGTCTGATCGCCGACTTATTCGACTGGCGGGACGATGGCCAGCCCCTTTTAAATGAGTTGCATGAAAGCACCCTCGCACCTAACCTGTTCGTGACTGGCCCTAGTGTGCGTCACGATCGCCATATCTTTTGCTTTATCTACAAGTTCCGTCAGCGCTTTGCTGTGGTTGCCGCTACGATCGGCACTCGGCTTGGCTTAGACATCCGACCGCTAGAGATCTATCGTCAAGCCAATATGCTACTTGATGATCTATCGTGCTGCGGCGCGGCATGCGCATGTGGATAG
- a CDS encoding GTP-binding protein produces MSRKSKPIPITILTGFLGAGKTTLLNRILKGDHGLRVAVLVNDFGAINIDAELIVGVEGETVSLANGCICCTIRDDLLRAVFNLIERDPVPEYILIETSGVSDPYAVAQSFFLPALRPYVKVDSIITVVDAEQIRDLTDDNAMLAVDQVSAADIIVLNKVDLVTPAQLRQVKDWIYEITPRARILETTFGQVPLELLLGVGEFAIEKLARREQRDVHTHEVHAHREHAHEHDPDHHHHDHSLVFNTWHYKTDEPLVYEALCDAVDALPTTIFRAKGIVYLKEAPDRRALMHVVGRRAMLTIGEPWQAQQPRTQIVVIGSYGGVDGEALQKLFDACRASAVEAAGDDKLQQALNWVRRNWPKAFSGS; encoded by the coding sequence ATGAGCAGAAAGTCCAAACCTATCCCGATCACCATCCTGACCGGCTTCCTCGGTGCTGGCAAAACCACGTTACTCAATCGCATCTTGAAGGGTGATCATGGCCTGCGCGTTGCCGTGTTGGTGAATGACTTCGGCGCGATTAACATAGACGCCGAGCTAATCGTCGGCGTGGAGGGCGAGACGGTTAGCCTAGCGAATGGTTGCATCTGCTGCACCATACGCGACGACTTGCTCCGCGCTGTTTTTAACTTGATCGAGCGTGACCCCGTGCCGGAATATATTCTGATCGAAACAAGCGGTGTCTCCGATCCCTATGCAGTGGCGCAGTCGTTCTTTCTGCCGGCATTGCGCCCCTACGTCAAAGTGGACAGCATCATCACGGTGGTGGATGCCGAGCAGATCCGCGACCTGACCGACGACAATGCCATGCTGGCCGTGGATCAGGTGAGCGCCGCCGATATCATCGTGCTGAACAAGGTGGATCTGGTCACGCCGGCGCAGTTGCGGCAAGTGAAGGACTGGATTTACGAGATCACGCCGCGGGCGCGTATCTTGGAGACGACTTTCGGGCAGGTGCCTTTGGAACTGCTGCTCGGCGTTGGTGAGTTTGCGATCGAGAAATTGGCCCGGCGCGAACAGCGCGATGTGCATACCCACGAAGTGCATGCGCATCGTGAACATGCACACGAGCACGATCCCGACCATCATCACCATGATCATAGCCTGGTCTTCAACACCTGGCACTACAAAACGGATGAGCCGTTGGTGTATGAGGCGCTGTGCGATGCGGTGGATGCGTTGCCGACGACGATCTTCCGCGCTAAGGGCATCGTTTATCTGAAGGAAGCGCCGGATCGCAGAGCGCTGATGCACGTCGTCGGCCGGCGTGCCATGCTGACCATCGGCGAACCCTGGCAGGCGCAGCAGCCACGCACGCAGATCGTGGTGATCGGTAGCTACGGTGGCGTGGATGGCGAGGCCTTGCAGAAATTGTTCGATGCGTGTCGTGCGAGCGCCGTCGAGGCTGCCGGCGATGACAAGCTGCAACAAGCGCTGAACTGGGTGCGGCGCAACTGGCCGAAGGCATTCTCGGGAAGCTGA
- a CDS encoding cobalamin biosynthesis protein CobW, whose protein sequence is MAHRISYVVVTGFLGAGKTTLLRRLIHSDFAADRRIAFIVNDLAEVDVDGQLLEHEAGANGTVARLSSGCICCTIRGEFEATVRQIIEAHRPDMLVVESSGVTNPQAVLHGLHHPRLRLDSVITVIDAERFLEYMRYSAAVETQVYMADFVLLNKRELVTPEQLAQVEAQVRRFNHKCAIIPTSYADVPPAVLFGAHAAHAARDLAVPDEHAAHHTHLHRDEIESVTLPAPALLDEGRLADFLRSEAMRDVYRAKGFVQMAGDAGPSLFNFVPRRFGLERLPDEIAGGQRFIQFIGRNLRQHEDVLRAGLMACAA, encoded by the coding sequence ATGGCCCATCGCATCTCATACGTCGTCGTCACCGGCTTCCTCGGCGCGGGCAAGACGACGTTGCTGCGCCGGCTGATCCACAGCGACTTTGCCGCTGACCGACGCATCGCCTTCATCGTCAACGACCTGGCCGAGGTGGATGTAGATGGGCAGTTGCTGGAGCACGAGGCCGGCGCAAACGGCACTGTGGCCCGACTGTCGTCCGGCTGCATCTGTTGCACCATTCGGGGGGAGTTCGAGGCGACCGTCCGTCAGATCATCGAAGCCCATCGGCCGGACATGCTCGTGGTCGAGAGCAGCGGTGTGACCAACCCACAAGCCGTGTTGCACGGCCTGCACCATCCACGCCTGCGGCTCGATTCGGTCATCACCGTGATTGACGCCGAGCGCTTCCTGGAATACATGCGCTATTCGGCGGCAGTGGAGACGCAGGTCTACATGGCCGACTTCGTGCTGCTGAACAAGCGCGAGCTGGTGACGCCGGAGCAACTGGCGCAGGTCGAAGCTCAGGTGCGCCGATTCAACCACAAGTGCGCGATCATCCCAACCAGCTACGCCGACGTTCCGCCGGCCGTCCTCTTTGGCGCACACGCCGCGCATGCAGCGCGCGACTTGGCCGTGCCGGACGAGCACGCCGCCCACCACACTCACCTGCACCGCGACGAGATCGAGAGCGTGACGCTGCCGGCGCCTGCCTTGCTCGACGAAGGCAGGCTGGCCGACTTCTTGCGAAGCGAGGCGATGCGCGACGTGTATCGGGCAAAGGGCTTTGTGCAGATGGCCGGCGATGCCGGGCCTTCGCTGTTCAACTTCGTCCCGCGTCGCTTCGGGCTAGAGCGATTGCCTGACGAGATTGCCGGCGGTCAACGCTTCATCCAGTTCATCGGCCGCAACCTCAGACAGCATGAAGATGTGCTGCGCGCCGGACTCATGGCGTGCGCGGCATGA
- a CDS encoding hypothetical protein (possible pseudo, internal stop codon), which produces MKIILVTIGSRGDVQPFVALAQGLQRNGFEVTLGAPPDFAGLAATYGVPFTPIGAGIQALLQEAQLKGAIHSGSVLRFLRSRNARRADIYAQLNHEVLALCEGADFILYKNAVLAAFGVAQKLGISCAEVRLQPYTPTRAFPAFVLKGKADYGPLMNRLSGMLLQTVVWRMLRQDAIAFWQEELRLPPPPAFDHDGMLARAGVPVIHPISPHVRPRPADWPPHLHLTGYWFLDAPSGWLPPEALLRFLDSGEPPVYVGFGSMPNQDPRATFDLILRALELSGQCGVIYGG; this is translated from the coding sequence ATGAAGATCATCTTGGTCACCATCGGCTCACGCGGCGATGTGCAACCCTTCGTTGCCCTGGCGCAAGGACTGCAACGCAACGGGTTCGAGGTTACGCTCGGAGCGCCGCCTGATTTTGCAGGACTGGCAGCCACTTACGGTGTGCCGTTCACGCCCATCGGCGCGGGCATACAGGCCTTGTTGCAAGAGGCCCAGCTGAAAGGCGCCATCCACAGCGGCAGCGTCCTGCGCTTCCTGCGCAGCCGCAATGCCCGCCGCGCAGACATTTATGCACAACTGAACCACGAAGTGCTGGCCCTGTGCGAGGGTGCGGACTTCATTCTGTACAAGAACGCTGTGCTGGCCGCCTTTGGCGTGGCGCAAAAGCTGGGGATATCCTGCGCCGAGGTGCGTCTGCAGCCTTACACGCCGACGCGGGCGTTCCCTGCCTTCGTCCTGAAGGGCAAAGCTGACTATGGCCCGTTGATGAACCGGCTTTCGGGCATGTTGCTGCAAACGGTGGTCTGGCGCATGTTGCGCCAGGACGCGATAGCGTTCTGGCAAGAGGAACTGCGCCTGCCGCCGCCGCCCGCCTTCGATCACGATGGAATGCTGGCGCGCGCCGGTGTGCCGGTCATCCACCCGATCAGCCCCCACGTCCGGCCCCGGCCGGCGGACTGGCCACCCCATCTGCACCTGACCGGCTACTGGTTTCTCGACGCGCCTTCCGGCTGGTTGCCGCCGGAAGCGCTGTTACGCTTCCTGGATTCGGGCGAGCCGCCGGTGTACGTTGGCTTTGGCAGCATGCCCAATCAAGACCCGCGCGCCACTTTCGACCTGATCCTGCGCGCCCTGGAACTGAGCGGTCAGTGCGGTGTCATCTACGGCGGCTAG
- a CDS encoding hypothetical protein (possible pseudo, internal stop codon) yields MQVIESVPHEWLFPRTKAVVHHGGAGATAAGLCAGVPNVVVPFFGDQPFWGWRVAALGAGPTPVPLQSLTAERLTAAIERAVTDPAMRARAAEVGARLRAEDGVSNTVTLIRCVGNDKG; encoded by the coding sequence GTGCAGGTCATCGAGAGCGTGCCGCACGAATGGCTGTTCCCGCGCACGAAGGCGGTGGTCCATCACGGCGGCGCCGGCGCCACCGCAGCCGGATTGTGCGCCGGTGTGCCGAACGTGGTTGTCCCCTTCTTCGGCGACCAGCCGTTTTGGGGCTGGCGCGTGGCGGCGCTAGGGGCAGGCCCAACGCCTGTGCCCCTGCAAAGCCTTACGGCCGAACGCCTGACCGCCGCCATCGAGCGCGCCGTGACCGACCCGGCCATGCGCGCCCGAGCCGCTGAAGTCGGGGCACGGCTGCGAGCGGAGGATGGGGTGTCCAACACGGTGACGCTTATTCGGTGTGTAGGGAACGATAAGGGATGA
- a CDS encoding helicase: MHNIEISIQPGDILRSSRWPEPVKVDLVEPFGDAYVRLVGALLHAHTHIDQVLPLEEVAQLRPLRLEGQFHASPREVFLALEARRYRYASLYDPLLAMNISKVDPLPHQIEAVYGYVLHRPRVRFLIADDPGAGKTIMAGLVIKEMKLRGLVRRILIVAPGHLKDQWQRELKERFDERFTLMDRQAMRSRFGENAWESEFQVITSLDFARQEDVMQALSAVHWDLTIVDEAHKMAAYRYGDKMEKTRRYCLGELLSRNSTQLLFLTATPHRGDPENFRLFLDLLQPGAFATVEMLDESIRAGDNPLFIRRLKEDLKDFEGRPLFLPRQVRTLTFNLGVESPAEKELYNALSRYVNEQYNKALTSDRRRNVAFAMVILQRRLASSTYALYRSLERRKRRLEDMRQQADAFKEGRLAQPHVAFSLDETEDLSESERWEQEALWETLSGAENRAELEAELQTLEQLLRQARAIIEQENEVKLRHFRQALRTLQEQDPGAKILIFTESRDTLDYLERRLRDWGYRVCTIHGGMPLETRVQAERTFKNEAQVMVATEAAGEGINLQFCHLMLNYDIPWNPNRLEQRMGRIHRYGQTREVTIFNLVAADTREGRVLNRLFEKLDEIRAALGSDRVFDVIDELFPGRDLAKLLAEAAANARTLDDILREIEIQVDADYLRQVRDKLGESLATRYIDYTRIQEMSARARERRLIPEYTQAFFQSAWEHLGGEMRPRGEARYKGFFSIEKIPAALRTLAEQEPFKKRFGALQKRYPLVTFDKERAMQESQAEFVSFGHPLFEAVLEWAEQTLGAALAGGATFLDPDGRLDGALLFYEGQISDGLGRTAGKRLFALFLPANQGQPQPVDPSILWDLAPADSSAADDGLDLEALKRRGQSWLLPHLEAYRRELAAERDREAHIKRKYGLESLRYLILDLDNDLVRLHERALDGEDVSLAIFNKEQQKHAYLQALEDLQRTLERECQLTLETPRFLAAVRVLPMLLPAGADEMHSDPAIEQAGMALVLRYERDHGRQPQDVAAENRGYDVLSLDPQRGARRYIEVKARAGVGRVALTQNEWFTAQRLGEDYYLYVVMNAAAAQPELYIVRNPAARLAPEAQRQVRYLLPAEAIQSAAEREDV, from the coding sequence ATGCACAACATCGAAATTTCCATTCAGCCAGGAGACATTCTTCGCTCATCGCGCTGGCCGGAGCCGGTCAAGGTGGACCTGGTGGAGCCGTTCGGCGATGCGTATGTGCGCTTGGTGGGCGCGCTGCTCCATGCCCATACGCATATTGACCAGGTGCTGCCGCTCGAGGAGGTGGCGCAGTTGCGCCCGCTGCGCCTGGAGGGGCAGTTCCACGCCTCGCCGCGCGAGGTCTTTCTGGCGCTGGAGGCGCGGCGCTATCGCTATGCCTCGCTCTACGACCCGCTGCTGGCGATGAACATCTCCAAGGTGGACCCGCTGCCGCACCAAATCGAGGCAGTGTACGGCTACGTGTTGCACCGGCCGCGCGTGCGCTTCCTCATCGCCGATGACCCCGGCGCCGGCAAGACCATCATGGCCGGCCTGGTCATCAAGGAGATGAAGCTGCGCGGGCTGGTGCGGCGCATCCTGATCGTCGCCCCGGGCCACCTGAAGGACCAGTGGCAGCGCGAGTTGAAGGAGCGCTTCGACGAGCGCTTTACGCTGATGGATCGCCAGGCCATGCGCAGCCGCTTCGGCGAGAATGCTTGGGAGAGTGAGTTCCAGGTGATCACCTCGCTCGATTTCGCCCGTCAGGAAGACGTGATGCAGGCGTTGAGCGCGGTGCACTGGGACCTGACCATCGTGGACGAAGCCCACAAGATGGCTGCCTACCGCTACGGCGACAAGATGGAGAAGACGCGGCGCTACTGCCTGGGCGAGTTGCTCTCGCGCAACAGCACGCAGTTGCTCTTCCTGACGGCCACCCCGCACCGCGGCGACCCTGAGAACTTCCGCCTGTTTCTGGATCTGCTCCAGCCCGGCGCGTTTGCCACGGTGGAGATGCTGGACGAATCCATCCGCGCCGGCGACAACCCGCTGTTCATCCGCCGCCTGAAAGAAGACCTGAAGGATTTCGAGGGCCGGCCGCTCTTCTTGCCGCGCCAGGTGCGCACCTTGACCTTCAACTTGGGGGTGGAATCGCCGGCAGAGAAAGAACTCTACAACGCCCTCTCTCGCTACGTCAACGAGCAGTACAACAAGGCGCTGACCAGCGACCGGCGGCGCAACGTGGCGTTTGCGATGGTCATCTTGCAGCGGCGGCTGGCTTCTAGCACCTATGCCCTCTACCGCTCGCTGGAACGGCGAAAGCGGCGGCTGGAAGACATGCGCCAACAGGCCGACGCTTTCAAGGAAGGGCGGCTCGCCCAGCCACACGTCGCCTTCTCGCTGGATGAGACGGAAGACCTGAGCGAATCCGAGCGCTGGGAGCAGGAGGCGCTTTGGGAGACGCTCAGCGGCGCCGAAAACCGCGCCGAACTGGAAGCCGAGCTTCAGACCCTCGAGCAGCTCCTACGGCAGGCGCGCGCCATCATCGAGCAGGAGAACGAGGTCAAGCTGCGCCACTTCCGCCAAGCCCTGCGCACGCTGCAGGAACAAGACCCCGGCGCGAAAATCCTGATCTTCACCGAATCGCGCGACACGCTCGACTATCTGGAGCGACGCCTGCGCGATTGGGGCTACCGCGTCTGCACCATTCACGGCGGCATGCCGCTGGAGACCCGCGTCCAGGCCGAGCGGACCTTCAAGAACGAGGCGCAGGTGATGGTGGCGACCGAAGCTGCCGGCGAAGGCATCAACCTGCAGTTCTGCCACCTGATGCTCAACTACGACATCCCCTGGAACCCCAACCGCCTGGAACAGCGCATGGGGCGCATCCATCGCTACGGGCAAACGCGCGAGGTGACCATCTTCAACCTGGTGGCTGCCGACACGCGCGAGGGGCGCGTCTTGAATCGCCTGTTCGAGAAGCTGGACGAAATCCGCGCCGCCCTGGGCAGCGACCGCGTCTTCGATGTGATTGACGAGCTCTTCCCCGGCCGCGACTTAGCCAAACTGCTGGCCGAGGCCGCTGCCAACGCCCGCACGCTGGACGACATCCTGCGCGAGATCGAAATCCAGGTGGACGCCGACTACCTGCGCCAGGTGCGCGACAAGCTGGGCGAGAGCCTGGCCACCCGCTACATTGACTACACCCGCATCCAGGAGATGAGCGCCCGCGCCCGCGAGCGGCGCCTGATCCCCGAATACACGCAGGCGTTCTTCCAGAGCGCCTGGGAACATCTGGGCGGCGAGATGCGCCCGCGCGGCGAGGCGCGCTACAAGGGCTTCTTCAGCATCGAGAAAATCCCTGCCGCCTTGCGCACCCTGGCCGAACAGGAGCCGTTCAAGAAACGCTTCGGCGCGCTGCAGAAGCGCTACCCGCTGGTCACCTTCGATAAGGAGCGCGCCATGCAGGAATCGCAAGCCGAGTTCGTCTCGTTTGGGCATCCGCTCTTCGAGGCGGTGCTGGAATGGGCGGAGCAGACCCTGGGCGCCGCCCTGGCCGGCGGCGCGACCTTCCTCGACCCCGACGGACGGCTGGACGGCGCGCTGCTCTTCTACGAAGGCCAGATCAGCGACGGGCTGGGCCGCACGGCCGGCAAGCGCCTGTTCGCGCTCTTCCTCCCCGCCAACCAGGGGCAGCCGCAGCCGGTGGACCCGTCCATCCTGTGGGACCTCGCCCCCGCCGACTCCTCGGCCGCCGACGACGGCCTCGACCTGGAGGCGCTCAAGCGGCGGGGACAAAGCTGGCTGCTGCCGCACCTGGAAGCCTACCGCCGGGAGCTGGCCGCCGAGCGCGACCGCGAGGCGCACATCAAGCGCAAATACGGCTTGGAATCGCTCCGCTATCTGATCCTCGACCTGGATAACGACCTGGTGCGTCTGCACGAGCGCGCCCTGGACGGCGAGGACGTGTCGCTGGCGATCTTCAACAAGGAGCAGCAGAAGCATGCCTATTTGCAGGCGCTGGAAGACCTGCAGCGGACGCTGGAGCGCGAGTGCCAGTTGACGCTGGAGACGCCGCGCTTTCTGGCCGCCGTGCGCGTGTTGCCGATGCTGCTGCCTGCCGGCGCGGACGAGATGCACAGCGACCCGGCCATCGAGCAGGCAGGCATGGCGCTTGTCCTGCGCTACGAGCGCGATCACGGCCGCCAGCCGCAGGACGTGGCCGCCGAGAACCGGGGCTACGACGTGCTCTCGCTCGACCCGCAGCGCGGGGCGCGACGCTACATCGAGGTCAAAGCCCGCGCCGGGGTCGGGCGCGTGGCGCTGACGCAGAACGAATGGTTCACCGCCCAACGCCTGGGCGAGGATTACTACCTGTATGTGGTGATGAACGCCGCCGCCGCGCAGCCCGAGCTATACATCGTGCGCAATCCCGCCGCCCGGCTGGCGCCCGAAGCGCAGCGCCAGGTGCGCTACCTGTTGCCCGCCGAGGCGATCCAATCCGCCGCCGAACGAGAGGACGTATGA